One window of the Lysobacter sp. S4-A87 genome contains the following:
- a CDS encoding SPOR domain-containing protein, translating into MAARRGKTQAKRNQGNGGGLPGWAWMVLGILLAVVVILVAPKYLKSGGDGFFRPQPNPDARPAAVSSGEDDAIASDGDSREPADKPKRGNGDKKDTDYDFYTLLPGKEVPMSDAELAASEQAEAKREAAQQKANKADDAAADKADSKTVASLPKPVETAPAATPATAPTSADTTPAAAATTASAATPAAAAVDDGTRYLLQAGAFQASGQAEEMKAKIALLGLSARVESASIKGSTVYRVRMGPYGTASDLADAKRKLASGGLPAMAIKVK; encoded by the coding sequence GTGGCAGCACGACGCGGCAAGACGCAGGCAAAGCGCAACCAGGGAAATGGCGGCGGCTTGCCGGGATGGGCATGGATGGTCCTGGGCATCCTGCTCGCCGTTGTGGTCATCCTGGTCGCGCCCAAGTACCTGAAGTCCGGCGGCGACGGCTTCTTCCGTCCCCAGCCAAACCCGGACGCAAGGCCGGCGGCGGTGTCGAGCGGCGAAGATGACGCCATCGCCAGCGACGGCGACAGCCGCGAGCCGGCGGACAAGCCCAAGCGCGGCAATGGTGACAAGAAGGACACCGACTACGACTTCTACACCCTGTTGCCGGGCAAGGAAGTGCCGATGTCGGACGCCGAGCTGGCCGCCAGCGAACAGGCCGAAGCCAAGCGCGAGGCCGCGCAGCAGAAGGCAAACAAGGCCGACGATGCCGCCGCGGACAAGGCCGACAGCAAGACCGTCGCCTCGCTGCCCAAGCCGGTCGAGACGGCCCCGGCGGCGACGCCGGCCACCGCGCCGACGAGCGCTGACACGACACCGGCGGCAGCAGCGACCACCGCCAGCGCCGCCACACCGGCCGCAGCGGCGGTCGACGATGGCACCCGTTACCTGCTCCAGGCCGGGGCGTTCCAGGCCTCGGGCCAGGCCGAGGAAATGAAGGCGAAGATCGCCCTGCTCGGCCTGAGCGCGCGCGTGGAGTCGGCGAGCATCAAGGGCTCGACCGTGTACCGCGTGCGGATGGGACCCTACGGCACCGCCAGCGACCTGGCCGACGCCAAGCGCAAGCTCGCCAGCGGCGGACTGCCGGCGATGGCCATCAAGGTCAAATAA
- the speE gene encoding polyamine aminopropyltransferase: MSNNTSWHYENFEPTGSAIGYRITRKLDEVQSPFQKIEIFESTDWGNLMLIDGAMMLTTKDNFFYHEMMSHPALFTHAAPKNVVIIGGGDCGTLREVLKHPGVESAVQCDIDEQVTRMAEKWFPELCDANNDPRATLMFDDGIAFMKNAAPNSLDVVIVDSTDPVGPAEGLFNKAFFESCFRALKDDGILVQQSESPLMLLELIKEMRAEMGKAGFTTFQTLPFPQPCYPTGWWSCTLARKGKGFDFREADARAKSFQTRYYTADIHQGAAKLPPFVAAELGE; this comes from the coding sequence ATGAGCAACAACACCTCCTGGCATTACGAAAACTTCGAACCGACCGGCTCGGCCATCGGCTATCGCATCACCCGCAAGCTCGACGAGGTGCAGTCGCCGTTCCAGAAGATCGAGATCTTCGAGAGCACCGACTGGGGCAACCTGATGCTCATCGACGGCGCGATGATGCTGACGACGAAGGACAACTTCTTCTATCACGAGATGATGTCGCACCCGGCGCTGTTCACCCACGCCGCGCCGAAGAACGTCGTCATCATCGGCGGTGGCGATTGCGGCACGCTGCGCGAGGTGCTCAAGCACCCGGGCGTGGAGAGCGCGGTGCAGTGCGACATCGACGAGCAGGTCACGCGCATGGCCGAGAAGTGGTTCCCGGAGCTGTGCGACGCCAACAACGATCCGCGCGCGACGCTGATGTTCGATGACGGCATCGCCTTCATGAAGAACGCCGCGCCCAACAGCCTCGACGTGGTCATCGTCGACTCGACCGACCCGGTCGGTCCGGCCGAGGGCCTGTTCAACAAGGCCTTCTTCGAAAGCTGCTTCCGTGCCCTCAAGGACGACGGCATCCTGGTGCAGCAGTCCGAGTCGCCGCTGATGTTGCTGGAGCTGATCAAGGAAATGCGCGCGGAGATGGGCAAGGCCGGCTTCACGACGTTCCAGACGCTGCCGTTCCCGCAGCCGTGCTACCCGACCGGTTGGTGGAGCTGCACGCTCGCCCGCAAGGGCAAGGGCTTCGATTTCCGCGAAGCCGACGCGCGCGCCAAGAGTTTCCAGACCCGCTACTACACCGCCGACATCCACCAGGGCGCGGCCAAGCTGCCGCCGTTCGTGGCCGCCGAATTGGGCGAGTAA
- the argS gene encoding arginine--tRNA ligase, whose amino-acid sequence MKATLRALVAQAIDALRAAGTLPADLATPEFVIERPKSHAQGDFSTNAAMLLAKPAKSNPRAIAQALVDALPASAEVGRIEIAGPGFINFHVAEGAWRERIGEVLAQAATYGRNATGKGHRAGVEFVSANPTGPLHVGHGRAAVIGDCIARVLDANGWDVTREFYYNDAGAQINNLAISVQARAQGKGPDDAGWPEDGYRGDYIKDVARAYLDGASVEVDDHVVTGARDPDDLDAIRRFAVAYLRREQNLDLAAFGVSFDVYFLESSLYTDGKVEETVRELVKHGHTYEEGGALWLRSTDFGDDKDRVMRKSDGTYTYFLPDVAYHLSKWQRGYERAVTELGADHHGSLARVRAGLQALDCGIPEGWPEYMLHQMVTVMRGGEEVKLSKRAGSYVTLRDLIDEVGRDATRWFLIARKPDSQLTFDIDFARSQSLDNPVYYVQVSHARMCGLVRQLKERGLGYDQANGLAQPLDLDDAPARELVATLLRYSDVVETAGRDLEPHQIAVYLLELAQTFQTYYNDHQFLVDDANTRDARLVLAMATRQVLANGLELLGVSAPEVM is encoded by the coding sequence GTGAAAGCCACTCTTCGCGCCCTGGTGGCGCAGGCCATCGACGCCCTCCGCGCCGCCGGCACCCTGCCGGCCGACCTGGCCACGCCCGAGTTCGTGATCGAGCGTCCCAAGAGCCATGCGCAGGGAGATTTCTCGACCAACGCGGCGATGCTGCTGGCCAAGCCGGCCAAGTCCAACCCGCGCGCGATCGCGCAGGCGCTGGTCGATGCGCTGCCGGCGAGCGCCGAAGTGGGGCGGATCGAGATCGCCGGCCCCGGCTTCATCAACTTCCACGTCGCCGAAGGCGCATGGCGCGAACGCATCGGCGAAGTGCTGGCGCAGGCCGCGACGTACGGCCGCAATGCCACCGGCAAGGGCCATCGTGCCGGTGTCGAGTTCGTCTCGGCCAATCCGACCGGTCCGCTGCACGTCGGCCACGGCCGCGCCGCGGTTATCGGCGACTGCATCGCACGCGTGCTCGATGCCAACGGCTGGGACGTCACCCGCGAGTTCTACTACAACGACGCCGGCGCGCAGATCAACAACCTGGCCATCTCGGTGCAGGCACGCGCGCAGGGCAAAGGCCCCGATGACGCCGGCTGGCCGGAAGACGGCTACCGCGGCGACTACATCAAGGACGTCGCACGCGCCTACCTCGACGGCGCCAGTGTCGAAGTCGATGACCATGTCGTCACCGGCGCCAGGGACCCGGACGATCTCGACGCGATCCGTCGCTTCGCCGTGGCCTACCTGCGCCGCGAGCAGAACCTCGATCTCGCCGCGTTCGGCGTGTCGTTCGACGTGTACTTCCTCGAGTCGTCGCTGTACACCGACGGCAAGGTCGAGGAGACCGTGCGCGAGCTGGTCAAGCACGGCCACACCTACGAGGAAGGCGGCGCGCTGTGGCTGCGCAGCACCGACTTCGGTGACGACAAGGACCGCGTGATGCGCAAGTCCGACGGCACCTACACCTACTTCCTGCCCGACGTCGCCTACCACCTGTCCAAGTGGCAGCGCGGCTACGAGCGCGCGGTGACCGAGCTGGGCGCCGACCACCACGGCAGCCTGGCGCGCGTGCGCGCTGGCCTGCAGGCGCTGGACTGCGGCATCCCCGAGGGCTGGCCGGAGTACATGCTGCACCAGATGGTCACGGTCATGCGCGGTGGCGAGGAGGTGAAGCTGTCCAAGCGCGCCGGCAGCTACGTGACCCTGCGCGACCTGATCGACGAGGTCGGCCGCGACGCCACGCGCTGGTTCCTGATCGCGCGCAAGCCCGATTCGCAGCTGACCTTCGACATCGACTTCGCCCGCAGCCAGTCGCTCGACAACCCGGTCTACTACGTCCAGGTCTCGCACGCGCGCATGTGCGGCCTGGTGCGCCAGCTCAAGGAGCGTGGCCTGGGTTACGACCAGGCCAACGGCCTGGCGCAACCGCTCGACCTGGACGATGCTCCGGCGCGCGAACTGGTCGCCACCCTGCTGCGCTACAGCGACGTGGTCGAGACCGCCGGCCGCGACCTCGAGCCGCACCAGATCGCCGTCTATTTGCTCGAACTGGCACAGACCTTCCAGACGTACTACAACGACCACCAGTTCCTGGTCGACGACGCCAACACCCGCGATGCACGTCTCGTGCTGGCGATGGCGACGCGCCAGGTCCTGGCCAACGGTCTCGAACTACTGGGCGTCAGCGCCCCCGAGGTGATGTAA
- the speA gene encoding arginine decarboxylase: MSHWSLDQARKTYSIPHWSEGYFDVNAAGQVVVRPRGAAGPDVSLPEVVDRARGNGAKLPLLVRFPDILGDRLGKLQSAFAQAQADWDYAGGYTAVYPIKVNQHQGVAGTLASHHGDGFGLEAGSKPELMAVLALSRPGGLIVCNGYKDREYIRLALIGRKLGMQTFIVIEKPSELAIVMEEAAALGVKPGLGVRMRLASLGAGKWQNSGGDKAKFGLSPRQVLDLWKKLRDTGMTDCLQLLHFHMGSQISNVRDIANGMREATRYFVELSRLGARIAYMDVGGGLGIDYEGTRSRGYCSINYGVHQYASNIVQPLAEACAEHGLVPPRIVTECGRAMTAHHAVLVANVSEVEEAPEGRIPDEHDDEPAVIRHLREIHAELDQRPAVELFHEAQHHHSEGLSLYALGQIDLVHRARIDDLFYAIAHAVRKRLSFDEKSHRELLDELNDRLVDKYFVNFSVFESIPDVWAIDQVFPIVPIERLDEAPTRRGILADMTCDSDGTVKTYVENEGLDTSMPLHAPRPGESYRLAFFLVGAYQEILGDIHNLFGDTDAIEVRVDTKATEGYQLTQQRRGDTTDVMLDYVGYKLSDLRAAYKAKVAAAGLPADEAARMDAALETGLTGYTYLDDTPLA; the protein is encoded by the coding sequence ATGTCCCACTGGTCGCTCGATCAGGCCCGCAAGACCTACTCGATTCCGCATTGGTCGGAGGGCTACTTCGATGTGAATGCGGCCGGGCAGGTCGTGGTCCGTCCGCGCGGTGCAGCCGGTCCGGACGTGTCGCTGCCGGAGGTGGTCGACCGCGCCCGCGGCAACGGCGCCAAGCTGCCGCTGCTGGTGCGCTTCCCCGACATCCTCGGCGACCGCCTCGGCAAGCTGCAGTCGGCCTTCGCCCAGGCCCAGGCCGACTGGGACTACGCCGGCGGCTACACCGCCGTGTACCCGATCAAGGTCAACCAGCACCAGGGCGTGGCCGGAACGCTGGCCTCGCACCACGGCGACGGCTTCGGCCTGGAAGCGGGCAGCAAGCCCGAGCTGATGGCGGTGCTGGCGCTGAGCCGCCCCGGTGGCCTGATCGTCTGCAACGGCTACAAGGACCGCGAGTACATCCGCCTGGCCCTGATCGGCCGCAAGCTCGGCATGCAGACCTTCATCGTCATCGAGAAGCCGTCCGAGCTGGCGATCGTCATGGAAGAAGCCGCGGCGCTGGGCGTGAAGCCCGGCCTGGGCGTGCGCATGCGCCTGGCCAGCCTGGGCGCCGGCAAGTGGCAGAACAGCGGCGGCGACAAGGCCAAGTTCGGCCTGTCCCCGCGCCAGGTGCTGGACCTGTGGAAGAAGCTGCGCGACACCGGCATGACCGACTGCCTGCAGCTGCTGCACTTCCACATGGGTTCGCAGATCTCCAACGTCCGCGACATCGCCAACGGCATGCGCGAGGCGACGCGCTACTTCGTCGAGCTGTCGCGCCTGGGCGCGCGCATCGCCTACATGGACGTCGGCGGCGGTCTGGGCATCGACTACGAGGGCACGCGTTCGCGCGGCTACTGCTCGATCAACTACGGCGTGCACCAGTACGCCAGCAACATCGTCCAGCCGCTGGCCGAGGCCTGCGCCGAACACGGCCTGGTGCCGCCGCGCATCGTCACCGAGTGTGGTCGTGCAATGACCGCGCACCACGCGGTGCTGGTGGCCAACGTGTCCGAGGTCGAGGAAGCGCCGGAAGGCCGCATCCCCGACGAGCACGACGACGAGCCGGCCGTGATCCGCCACCTGCGCGAGATCCACGCCGAACTCGACCAGCGCCCGGCGGTGGAGCTGTTCCACGAGGCCCAGCACCACCACAGCGAAGGTCTGTCGCTGTACGCACTCGGCCAGATAGACCTGGTGCATCGCGCGCGCATCGACGATCTGTTCTACGCGATCGCGCACGCCGTGCGTAAGCGTCTGAGCTTCGACGAGAAGAGCCATCGCGAGCTGCTCGACGAACTCAACGACCGCCTGGTCGACAAGTACTTCGTCAACTTCAGCGTGTTCGAGTCGATCCCGGACGTGTGGGCGATCGACCAGGTGTTCCCGATCGTGCCGATCGAGCGCCTGGACGAGGCGCCGACGCGCCGCGGCATCCTCGCCGACATGACCTGCGACTCCGACGGCACGGTCAAGACCTACGTCGAGAACGAAGGCCTGGACACGTCGATGCCGCTGCACGCGCCGCGCCCGGGCGAGAGTTACCGCCTCGCATTTTTCCTGGTCGGTGCCTACCAGGAGATCCTCGGCGACATCCACAACCTGTTCGGCGACACCGATGCCATCGAGGTTCGTGTCGACACCAAGGCGACCGAGGGTTACCAGCTGACCCAGCAGCGTCGCGGCGACACGACCGATGTCATGCTCGACTACGTCGGCTACAAGCTGTCGGACCTGCGCGCGGCCTACAAGGCCAAGGTTGCCGCGGCGGGTTTGCCGGCCGACGAAGCTGCACGGATGGACGCGGCCCTGGAAACAGGACTGACCGGCTACACCTACCTCGACGACACGCCGCTGGCGTAA
- a CDS encoding NAD(P)-dependent oxidoreductase — MQRSPRGGGSRYQSGRWQRTAAPPATTWNVNTMKVGLIGLGAMGAPMARYVHSKGLLTAVGNRTQAKADAMAAELSVRAARSAANFADCDVVVLCVSLDADVLENVAALAEVLKPGAVVIDHSTVAVETARRCAAMLGAHNIAFLDAPVSGGVEGARNGKLSVMVGGDSEALDNVRPIIESYAARVTHMGATGAGQATKAVNQVLVAGINEAVSEGLALGEKLGLIPDKLLPTLLAGAASNWFLEKRGATMLRDEFAPGFKCAHMLKDLRIVQSIARDCGLRLPTVEQALADYAELIEHGQGEADTSALITLKRGG, encoded by the coding sequence CTGCAGCGGTCCCCGCGGGGCGGCGGATCGCGTTATCAGTCAGGAAGGTGGCAGCGAACCGCTGCCCCTCCTGCCACCACGTGGAATGTGAATACGATGAAAGTTGGACTGATCGGCCTGGGTGCGATGGGCGCGCCGATGGCGCGTTACGTACACAGCAAGGGCTTGCTGACCGCGGTGGGCAACCGCACCCAGGCCAAGGCCGATGCGATGGCGGCGGAGCTGTCGGTGCGCGCGGCGCGCTCGGCGGCGAACTTCGCCGACTGCGACGTGGTGGTGCTGTGCGTCTCGCTCGACGCCGACGTTCTGGAGAACGTCGCCGCGCTGGCCGAAGTGCTCAAGCCCGGTGCGGTGGTGATCGACCACTCCACCGTGGCCGTGGAGACGGCGCGCCGCTGCGCCGCCATGCTCGGTGCGCACAACATCGCCTTCCTCGATGCACCGGTGTCCGGCGGCGTCGAAGGCGCGCGCAACGGCAAGCTGTCGGTCATGGTCGGCGGTGATTCCGAGGCGCTCGACAACGTCCGCCCCATCATTGAAAGCTATGCCGCGCGGGTCACCCACATGGGCGCGACTGGCGCCGGCCAGGCCACCAAGGCGGTCAACCAGGTGCTGGTCGCCGGGATCAACGAGGCCGTCAGCGAAGGCCTCGCGCTGGGCGAGAAGCTCGGCCTGATTCCCGACAAGCTGCTGCCGACCCTGCTGGCCGGCGCGGCAAGCAACTGGTTCCTGGAGAAGCGTGGCGCGACCATGCTGCGCGATGAGTTCGCACCGGGATTCAAGTGCGCGCACATGCTCAAGGACCTGCGCATCGTGCAGTCCATCGCGCGCGACTGCGGCCTGCGACTGCCGACCGTCGAACAGGCGCTGGCCGACTATGCCGAACTGATCGAACACGGCCAGGGCGAGGCCGATACTTCGGCCCTGATCACCCTCAAGCGCGGCGGCTGA
- a CDS encoding M48 family metalloprotease has protein sequence MDRLEREARQSPGRYRFKLALLAGLGFAVLGGTVVLALGMSVGLVLVLAAISPILLLKLIKIIWIPIAFGWFVIKSLWIRMEPPSGYVLRDGEAPELRAEVEWLREQTGAPPLQGIIIDSQLNAAAASVPRAMGLIGHAHYLVLGLPLMQLLNREQFDSVIAHEFGHFGGGHSRFAGWIYRVRASWYTLLDGLALQRSWTTRLFRRFFDWYAPYFNAYSFVLARANEYEADATAARVVGAPAAAQALQRVGLGATVLDRDFWPGVQRSMQTHAQPPLALYREMAASFSRPGADESTRLAELLQETPDLEDTHPTLAQRLEALGQAAAPVPAPNRSAADVLLGPLQELLQERFSQEWREQVEEQWRERHGQHRRDSARLDELENRAERTGDEAVEHARLVDDLRPDVDAVPLFRAAIEISPNDPLAHYRLGVLLLQRDDNAGVVHLRRAMDLDPDATEPALHQLDRYHQRRGNITEREAVQARLRALNDRRIDALHARNELGARDRFVAHGLEPAVLREAVEAFDGVGNVKQAWIARKQIDGDSSGVHHYAVLVAWRGMVLNESSTLQKVVDALELPGSFIVFTAANQRSVASRVKKAAGAPVYGRR, from the coding sequence GTGGATCGTCTGGAGCGCGAGGCGCGGCAATCGCCCGGGCGGTACCGCTTCAAGCTGGCGCTGCTGGCGGGCCTGGGTTTCGCGGTGCTCGGCGGCACGGTCGTGCTGGCACTGGGCATGTCGGTCGGTCTGGTGCTCGTGCTGGCGGCGATCAGCCCGATCCTGCTGCTCAAACTGATCAAGATCATCTGGATCCCGATCGCGTTCGGCTGGTTCGTCATCAAGTCGCTGTGGATCCGCATGGAGCCGCCGTCGGGCTACGTGCTGCGCGACGGCGAGGCGCCGGAGCTGCGGGCCGAGGTCGAGTGGTTGCGCGAGCAGACCGGCGCGCCGCCGCTGCAGGGCATCATCATCGACTCGCAGCTCAACGCTGCAGCAGCCAGCGTTCCGCGCGCCATGGGGCTGATCGGGCATGCGCACTACCTGGTGCTCGGGCTGCCGCTGATGCAGCTGCTGAACCGCGAGCAGTTCGACTCGGTCATCGCCCATGAGTTCGGCCACTTCGGTGGCGGTCACAGTCGCTTCGCCGGCTGGATCTACCGCGTGCGGGCGAGCTGGTACACCCTGCTCGACGGCCTGGCGCTGCAGCGCTCGTGGACCACGCGGCTGTTCAGGCGTTTCTTCGACTGGTATGCGCCGTATTTCAACGCCTACAGCTTCGTGCTTGCCCGCGCCAACGAATACGAGGCCGATGCGACGGCGGCACGCGTCGTCGGTGCGCCTGCGGCAGCCCAGGCCTTGCAGCGGGTGGGGCTGGGCGCGACCGTGCTCGACCGCGACTTCTGGCCGGGCGTGCAGCGCTCCATGCAGACCCATGCGCAGCCACCCTTGGCGCTGTACCGCGAGATGGCGGCGAGCTTCTCCAGGCCGGGCGCGGACGAAAGCACGCGCCTGGCCGAGTTGCTGCAGGAGACGCCGGATCTGGAGGACACGCATCCGACCCTGGCGCAGCGCCTGGAGGCGCTCGGCCAAGCCGCTGCTCCGGTGCCGGCGCCCAACCGCAGTGCCGCCGATGTGCTGCTCGGGCCGCTGCAGGAGCTGTTGCAGGAGCGCTTCAGCCAGGAGTGGCGCGAACAGGTCGAAGAGCAATGGCGTGAGCGCCACGGCCAGCATCGGCGCGATAGCGCCCGCCTCGACGAACTGGAAAACCGGGCCGAACGCACGGGCGACGAGGCGGTGGAGCACGCGCGCCTGGTCGATGACCTGCGTCCCGACGTCGACGCAGTGCCGCTGTTCCGTGCGGCCATCGAGATCAGTCCGAATGACCCGCTGGCGCACTACCGGCTGGGCGTGCTGTTGCTCCAGCGCGACGACAATGCCGGCGTCGTCCACCTGCGCCGCGCGATGGACCTCGACCCGGACGCGACCGAGCCCGCGCTCCACCAGCTCGATCGCTACCACCAGCGCCGCGGCAACATCACCGAGCGCGAAGCGGTGCAGGCGCGCCTGCGCGCGCTGAACGATCGCCGCATCGATGCGCTGCATGCCCGCAACGAACTGGGTGCGCGCGACCGCTTCGTCGCCCACGGCCTGGAACCGGCCGTGTTGCGCGAGGCCGTCGAGGCCTTCGACGGCGTCGGCAACGTCAAGCAGGCCTGGATCGCGCGCAAGCAGATCGACGGCGACAGCTCGGGCGTGCACCACTACGCGGTGCTGGTGGCCTGGCGCGGCATGGTGCTCAACGAGTCCTCGACCCTGCAGAAGGTGGTGGATGCGCTGGAGTTGCCCGGCAGCTTCATCGTGTTCACCGCGGCCAACCAGCGGTCGGTGGCCTCGCGGGTCAAGAAAGCCGCCGGAGCCCCGGTCTACGGCCGCCGCTAG
- the radC gene encoding DNA repair protein RadC, translating into MPIRDWPCSERPRERLMAHGAGVLSDAELLALFLGSGVRGRDAVATARELLQAHGPLRALLEQPPPQLARLPGLGPARACLLAAALELGHRRLGADLQRGAAIDDPMSAGRYFAQRLRGLTREVFAVLFLDTRHRALAFEEMFRGTLDGAEVHPREVVRRALAHNAAALIVGHNHPSGNPEPSAADRALTARLKQALALVDLRLLDHFVIADGPPVSMAARGWV; encoded by the coding sequence ATGCCCATCCGCGACTGGCCCTGCAGCGAACGTCCGCGCGAGCGGCTCATGGCCCATGGCGCCGGCGTCCTGTCCGATGCCGAACTGCTGGCACTGTTCCTCGGTTCGGGCGTGCGCGGTCGCGACGCGGTTGCCACTGCGCGCGAACTGCTGCAAGCGCATGGGCCGCTGCGGGCGCTGCTCGAACAGCCGCCGCCGCAACTGGCGCGCCTGCCGGGCCTCGGGCCGGCCCGCGCCTGCCTGCTGGCGGCGGCGCTGGAATTGGGCCATCGCCGGCTGGGTGCCGACCTACAGCGCGGCGCCGCCATCGACGACCCGATGTCGGCCGGCCGCTATTTCGCCCAGCGCCTGCGCGGCCTGACGCGTGAAGTGTTCGCGGTGCTCTTCCTCGACACCCGCCACCGCGCGCTGGCGTTCGAGGAGATGTTCCGCGGCACGCTGGACGGCGCGGAAGTGCACCCGCGCGAAGTGGTCCGGCGCGCGCTGGCACACAACGCCGCGGCGCTGATCGTCGGCCACAATCACCCCAGCGGGAACCCGGAACCCAGCGCCGCTGACCGCGCCCTCACCGCGCGCCTGAAACAGGCCCTGGCGCTGGTCGACCTGCGACTGCTCGACCACTTCGTGATCGCCGACGGGCCGCCGGTGTCGATGGCGGCGCGCGGATGGGTGTGA
- the dut gene encoding dUTP diphosphatase — MHHILQLRILDPRFGSEWPLPDYATTASAGLDLRAALAEPLVLQPGDTALVPSGMAIHLGDPTMCAVILPRSGLGHKHGIVLGNGTGLIDADYQGPLLISVWNRGREPFTMQPGDRIAQLVILPIVRATLQVVEEFETSARGAGGFGHTGVR; from the coding sequence ATGCACCACATCCTCCAGCTCCGGATCCTCGACCCGCGTTTCGGCTCGGAGTGGCCGCTACCGGATTACGCCACCACCGCCAGCGCCGGCCTCGACCTGCGCGCCGCGCTCGCCGAACCCCTGGTGCTGCAGCCGGGCGATACCGCACTGGTGCCGTCGGGGATGGCCATCCACCTGGGCGACCCCACGATGTGTGCGGTGATCCTGCCGCGTTCGGGCCTGGGCCATAAGCACGGCATCGTGCTGGGCAACGGCACAGGCCTGATCGACGCCGATTACCAGGGGCCGTTGTTGATCAGCGTCTGGAACCGTGGTCGCGAGCCTTTTACGATGCAGCCTGGGGATCGCATCGCCCAGCTGGTCATCCTGCCAATCGTGCGGGCGACGCTGCAGGTGGTTGAGGAATTCGAAACCAGCGCCCGTGGTGCCGGTGGCTTCGGCCACACCGGCGTGCGCTGA
- a CDS encoding kinase, with protein sequence MKLPAPRVRPVPRPSRMLKRGERLLEPNVYVADLGGRPAVIKDYSRYRWTPLAPFARILVRREARVLRLLRGWRHAPALLGTIGGLALGMELVPGEPLDADTLQAAGTQLFQQLRGAVASLHAAGITHNDLHASNILVCGTTPVLIDYASALRTPRWLRSLPLVRQLRRSDLANVFKMQQRLTGEGPTATQAAALAEPTWVRAIRDGWRRLYRVIKR encoded by the coding sequence ATGAAACTCCCGGCCCCGCGGGTGCGGCCGGTGCCGCGACCGTCGCGGATGCTCAAGCGTGGCGAACGATTGCTTGAGCCCAATGTCTATGTCGCCGACCTGGGCGGACGCCCCGCGGTGATCAAGGATTACAGCCGCTATCGCTGGACGCCACTGGCGCCGTTCGCGCGAATCCTGGTGCGCCGTGAAGCGCGCGTGCTGCGGCTGCTGCGAGGCTGGCGCCACGCACCGGCACTGCTCGGCACGATCGGCGGCCTGGCGCTGGGCATGGAACTGGTACCGGGTGAGCCGCTCGATGCCGACACGCTGCAGGCCGCCGGCACACAGTTGTTCCAGCAACTGCGTGGCGCAGTGGCCAGCCTGCACGCCGCCGGCATCACCCACAACGACCTGCATGCCTCCAACATCCTGGTCTGCGGCACCACGCCGGTGCTGATCGACTATGCCTCGGCGCTGCGCACGCCACGCTGGCTTCGATCACTGCCGCTGGTGCGGCAGCTTCGTCGCAGCGACCTGGCCAATGTGTTCAAGATGCAACAGCGACTGACCGGTGAAGGACCTACCGCGACGCAGGCCGCTGCGCTGGCCGAGCCGACCTGGGTGCGCGCCATACGCGATGGCTGGCGGCGGTTGTACCGGGTGATCAAGCGGTAA